One region of Bacteroidota bacterium genomic DNA includes:
- a CDS encoding T9SS type A sorting domain-containing protein — MKKLLPLLFFALLFSNKQVSAQIPNGNFETLNWDGTLSNWGNVYLMSVSIDSLGNTIMDSIVWDGPYYSKTADANTGNFAMEMRNAYNYTTNHGIAGSVSADTDSVYTAWGALEFVSIQIQPTDFSFYYKYNSVADDSGIARLTVYDYMMNPVGNAEVVFSGISSVYTYTSVPITFTSPDPVAYYSLNFSTKFSLADMPTEPHLGTSLIIDDVQLSSTTGIGSNNLLESSYSLFPNPSKENLNISSKNAEEINYCVYNMLGKKILEGKILPGTQSISTGQFSNGVYAIEFVSSNHSNRMNFVVAH, encoded by the coding sequence ATGAAAAAGCTTCTACCCCTTCTTTTCTTCGCCTTGCTGTTCAGCAATAAGCAGGTTTCCGCCCAGATACCGAATGGTAATTTTGAAACCCTGAATTGGGATGGAACCTTAAGCAATTGGGGAAATGTCTATCTCATGTCAGTGAGCATTGATTCGCTTGGAAATACAATTATGGATTCGATTGTCTGGGATGGGCCCTACTATTCAAAGACAGCTGATGCCAACACTGGCAATTTCGCGATGGAAATGCGCAACGCTTACAATTACACAACAAATCATGGGATTGCAGGCAGTGTGAGTGCGGATACAGATTCCGTGTATACCGCCTGGGGTGCTCTGGAATTTGTAAGCATTCAGATTCAACCAACTGATTTTAGTTTTTATTACAAATACAATTCAGTTGCCGATGATTCCGGAATCGCAAGGCTCACTGTCTACGACTACATGATGAATCCGGTTGGAAATGCGGAAGTCGTCTTTTCAGGAATTTCTTCTGTGTATACTTATACTTCTGTTCCGATCACATTTACATCACCTGATCCTGTGGCGTATTATTCATTAAACTTCAGCACGAAGTTCAGTTTAGCCGATATGCCTACAGAACCTCATCTTGGAACATCATTGATTATTGATGATGTGCAATTGAGCAGCACTACCGGCATTGGATCAAACAATCTGTTGGAAAGTTCTTATTCCTTGTTTCCAAATCCATCAAAAGAAAATCTGAATATTTCTTCGAAGAATGCTGAAGAAATCAACTATTGCGTTTACAACATGCTTGGAAAGAAAATTCTGGAAGGAAAAATTCTTCCGGGAACTCAGTCCATTTCTACCGGGCAATTTTCAAATGGTGTTTATGCGATTGAATTTGTGAGCAGCAATCATTCCAATCGAATGAATTTTGTGGTGGCACATTGA
- a CDS encoding undecaprenyl/decaprenyl-phosphate alpha-N-acetylglucosaminyl 1-phosphate transferase, with protein sequence MMNPLFLSAFTAFMISLASIPSLIRVAKKVELYDEPDERKLHPSNIPLLGGLAIFAATIFSFTFWAAGYFEQQHLFIVASLIILFFLGLRDDIMPLRPSAKIFGQAVAALLVVLFCNIRLLGMHGLFGLHALPVWVLVFVSVLVILFIINAYNLIDGVDGLAGGLGFIASAVFGVLFYQYNDLLMAVLAFSLCGALLGFLFFNFHPAKIFMGDTGSMTLGFILAILSLRFVEVSRSVQLPELFDSRSAPVMVLAILIIPVVDTLRVFTIRIIHKRSPFSPDRNHIHHKLLQLGLKPALVTLTLYSVNLLFIAAAYVFRKQDPSLVFYLMLANALLFTQLPYLVLKFKKMRQIA encoded by the coding sequence ATGATGAACCCGCTTTTCCTTTCCGCCTTCACGGCATTCATGATTTCCCTGGCTTCGATCCCGTCTCTTATCAGGGTCGCAAAAAAGGTGGAACTATATGACGAGCCGGATGAACGAAAATTGCATCCAAGCAATATTCCATTGCTGGGCGGACTGGCAATTTTCGCGGCGACGATATTTTCCTTCACATTCTGGGCAGCAGGTTACTTCGAGCAGCAACATCTGTTTATTGTAGCCTCACTGATCATTCTCTTTTTCCTTGGTTTACGGGATGATATCATGCCCTTGCGACCATCGGCGAAAATTTTTGGTCAGGCTGTCGCCGCTTTACTCGTAGTACTTTTTTGCAACATACGTTTGCTCGGTATGCACGGCTTATTTGGATTGCATGCTTTGCCCGTGTGGGTGCTGGTATTTGTTTCTGTTTTGGTAATTCTGTTCATCATCAATGCCTACAACCTGATCGATGGAGTGGATGGTCTGGCCGGAGGGTTGGGATTCATCGCATCAGCAGTATTTGGTGTGTTGTTTTATCAATACAATGATCTTCTGATGGCGGTATTAGCGTTTTCTTTATGTGGCGCATTGCTCGGTTTTCTCTTTTTTAATTTTCATCCCGCGAAAATTTTCATGGGCGATACCGGATCCATGACACTCGGATTTATTCTCGCGATTCTCTCGCTGCGTTTTGTTGAAGTGAGCCGAAGCGTTCAACTACCGGAGTTGTTTGATTCACGATCCGCTCCTGTAATGGTACTTGCCATTCTCATCATTCCGGTGGTCGATACATTACGTGTTTTCACCATTCGTATCATCCATAAACGATCACCTTTTTCTCCCGATCGAAACCACATTCACCACAAATTGCTTCAATTGGGATTGAAGCCCGCATTGGTCACTTTGACGCTGTATTCCGTGAATTTGCTCTTCATTGCCGCCGCATACGTTTTTCGAAAACAGGATCCTTCTCTGGTTTTTTACCTGATGCTGGCTAATGCTTTGTTATTCACTCAGTTACCTTATCTGGTGCTGAAATTCAAAAAAATGAGGCAAATCGCCTGA
- the wecB gene encoding UDP-N-acetylglucosamine 2-epimerase (non-hydrolyzing), translated as MQSNSLKLLFVFGTRPEAIKLAPLVREFKNRKNAEVKVCVTAQHRQMLDQVLEFFDIVPDYDLNIMKPNQTLFDVTANGLKALEQVLTDFEPEIVFVQGDTTTSFVGALAAYYKKVKVAHIEAGLRSGNKYSPFPEEINRILAGHLADYHFPPTQQSVENLRRENISEHVYNVGNTVIDALFLGLDLVKKKDENAYAKAFAGIKLDHRIVLITGHRRESFGEPFENICHAIKTVASQFPDVEFVYPVHLNPNVQEPVNRLLSGLKNVHLITPLDYPHFIWIMEKCYVVLTDSGGLQEEAPSLGKPVLVMREVTERQEGVDAGTAKLVGTDKEVIIRELVTLLSDKVAYEKMAKAVNPYGDGTTCKQIADIILKIKK; from the coding sequence ATGCAGAGCAATTCCCTGAAGTTACTTTTTGTTTTTGGAACCCGACCGGAAGCCATAAAACTGGCTCCTCTGGTGCGGGAATTTAAAAACAGAAAAAACGCGGAGGTAAAAGTTTGTGTGACAGCACAACATCGTCAGATGCTGGATCAGGTATTGGAGTTTTTTGATATCGTTCCGGATTACGATCTGAACATCATGAAACCCAACCAGACTCTTTTCGATGTAACGGCGAATGGTTTGAAAGCGCTTGAGCAGGTACTTACTGATTTTGAACCGGAGATTGTTTTCGTTCAGGGTGATACTACTACTTCCTTTGTTGGTGCACTCGCGGCGTATTACAAAAAAGTCAAGGTAGCTCACATCGAAGCCGGACTTCGAAGTGGAAATAAATACTCTCCTTTCCCTGAAGAAATCAATCGCATTCTCGCAGGACATCTTGCCGATTATCATTTTCCACCTACACAACAATCGGTAGAAAACCTCAGACGGGAAAACATTTCAGAGCATGTTTATAATGTCGGCAATACAGTGATTGACGCGCTTTTCCTCGGACTTGATCTTGTGAAAAAGAAGGATGAAAATGCATATGCGAAAGCATTTGCCGGCATAAAACTGGATCACCGAATTGTACTCATCACAGGTCACCGTCGCGAAAGTTTTGGTGAACCATTCGAAAATATTTGTCATGCGATCAAAACCGTCGCCTCACAATTTCCGGATGTTGAATTTGTCTATCCTGTTCATCTCAATCCGAATGTACAGGAGCCTGTTAACCGTTTGCTCAGCGGATTGAAGAATGTTCACCTCATCACACCGCTCGATTACCCGCATTTTATCTGGATCATGGAAAAATGTTATGTGGTACTCACCGATAGCGGCGGTCTTCAGGAAGAAGCACCTTCACTCGGCAAACCTGTATTGGTGATGCGTGAAGTAACAGAACGACAGGAAGGCGTTGATGCAGGTACAGCGAAATTAGTTGGAACAGATAAAGAAGTTATCATCCGTGAACTAGTGACTTTACTTTCCGATAAAGTCGCGTATGAGAAAATGGCGAAGGCTGTAAATCCATATGGTGATGGTACAACCTGCAAACAAATCGCGGATATTATTTTGAAAATAAAAAAGTAA
- the wecC gene encoding UDP-N-acetyl-D-mannosamine dehydrogenase — translation MNVTIMGLGYIGLPTAALIASKGITVNGVDVNKTVVDTINKGKIHIVEPDLEGLVHYGVQRGHLLASTQVKPADVFLVAVPTPFKGNHQPDLSFVEKATRMVLPHLKTGNLFIIESTSPVGTTEKMAKIIFKERPELKDKIWIAYCPERVLPGSVIYELQQNDRVIGGIDEASTESAVRFYSKFVRGNLHRTNSRTAEMCKLVENAYRDVNIAFANELSMICDKADINVNELIDLASKHPRVRILKPGPGVGGHCIAVDPWFIVSEFPTEAKIIKQARLINNYKREWVMKKIKTAAKKFQKDKGRAPMIACMGLSYKQDIDDLRESPALEIYHELEAEKFKVMAVEPNIRKHAELEITDTLRAVMEADIIVFLVSHKEFRSITMASDKIILDFCGATSK, via the coding sequence ATGAATGTAACCATCATGGGCCTCGGATACATAGGCCTGCCAACCGCCGCTTTGATTGCCAGTAAGGGAATCACCGTCAATGGTGTGGATGTAAATAAAACTGTAGTAGATACAATCAACAAGGGCAAAATTCACATCGTTGAACCTGATCTCGAAGGATTGGTGCATTATGGAGTTCAGCGCGGACATTTACTTGCTTCCACACAGGTGAAACCTGCTGATGTGTTTCTTGTCGCTGTTCCAACTCCCTTCAAAGGCAATCATCAACCGGATTTGTCATTTGTTGAAAAGGCTACACGAATGGTTTTGCCACATTTGAAAACAGGGAATCTGTTTATCATCGAATCGACCAGTCCTGTTGGTACGACAGAGAAAATGGCGAAAATCATTTTCAAAGAAAGACCTGAATTGAAAGATAAAATCTGGATTGCCTATTGTCCGGAACGCGTATTACCCGGAAGTGTCATCTACGAATTGCAACAAAATGATCGTGTCATCGGTGGAATTGATGAAGCAAGCACGGAATCTGCGGTTCGTTTTTATTCGAAGTTCGTGAGAGGAAATCTTCACCGCACCAACTCACGCACCGCCGAGATGTGTAAACTGGTCGAGAATGCATACCGTGATGTGAACATTGCTTTCGCGAATGAGTTGTCAATGATTTGCGACAAAGCGGATATCAATGTCAATGAACTGATTGATCTTGCCAGTAAACACCCGCGTGTTCGCATTTTAAAACCCGGTCCCGGAGTTGGCGGTCATTGCATCGCTGTGGATCCCTGGTTCATTGTTTCTGAGTTTCCGACAGAAGCAAAAATCATCAAACAAGCGCGTCTCATCAACAACTATAAAAGGGAGTGGGTGATGAAGAAAATAAAAACGGCTGCAAAAAAATTCCAGAAGGATAAAGGCCGTGCACCGATGATTGCCTGCATGGGACTTTCCTACAAACAGGATATTGATGATTTGCGTGAATCACCGGCACTGGAAATTTATCATGAACTCGAAGCAGAGAAATTTAAAGTCATGGCTGTTGAACCCAATATCCGCAAACATGCTGAACTGGAAATAACAGATACGCTGAGGGCAGTAATGGAAGCCGATATCATTGTGTTTCTTGTTTCGCATAAAGAATTCCGTTCAATCACCATGGCAAGTGATAAAATAATTCTCGATTTTTGCGGAGCGACAAGTAAGTAA
- a CDS encoding polysaccharide biosynthesis C-terminal domain-containing protein, with protein MEQVLNIFSQYKNPDGLLKSISHSFVFRVLGLLLIYLSQVLLARLMGPKAYGDYTVIITIVNILLAISLFGMDTSALRFIPSALAKKEYGYVHGFIRFSYRLITFISIACSIALFVFLLAKAKKFNIAFSEGLFWAVLLLPFLAFIYQASSVLRALQQIKTSLLPIYILLPVFISVGCIYYYSDHNKLTVDAAMMINLLCTVVVCIYINKKAGRTVTQLVPPAESTARTGLWTSVSAIIFISTLLNMLLKQSDILFVSYFLGNTKAGIYGAAVKISTLVALGLSVTDYVFMPKIAALWEKRQVIRLQKLVHEGSRQILLITVPIAVVLLTSGKWLLGFFGDAFSSAYLPLVILIIGQLANAVTGMVGGLLTMTGNQKMFLVFYIAAFFFQSLMNIILIPAFGILGASIASSAGLIILNVIGYRFIKRKLKISASVV; from the coding sequence ATGGAACAGGTTTTGAATATCTTTTCTCAATACAAAAATCCTGATGGATTGCTCAAGTCCATTTCACACTCCTTTGTGTTTCGGGTGCTTGGCCTGTTATTGATTTATCTCAGCCAGGTGTTGCTGGCCCGACTCATGGGCCCGAAAGCATATGGAGACTATACTGTCATCATCACCATCGTCAACATTCTCCTTGCCATTAGCTTGTTTGGAATGGATACAAGTGCACTGCGTTTCATTCCATCCGCGCTTGCGAAAAAGGAATACGGATATGTCCATGGCTTCATTCGCTTTTCGTACCGACTGATTACATTTATTTCTATTGCCTGTAGTATTGCCTTATTTGTTTTCCTGCTTGCGAAAGCAAAAAAATTCAACATCGCCTTTTCTGAAGGATTATTTTGGGCGGTATTGCTGCTTCCTTTTCTCGCTTTCATCTACCAGGCCAGTTCTGTATTGCGTGCATTGCAGCAAATAAAAACTTCCCTGCTTCCGATTTATATCCTGCTCCCGGTTTTTATCAGTGTTGGTTGTATTTATTATTATTCAGATCACAACAAACTGACTGTAGATGCGGCAATGATGATTAATCTGCTTTGTACTGTCGTCGTTTGCATCTATATTAATAAAAAAGCGGGGCGAACAGTTACTCAGCTGGTTCCACCGGCGGAAAGTACTGCTCGTACAGGCTTGTGGACCAGTGTCTCAGCGATTATCTTTATCAGCACGCTCTTAAACATGTTGCTCAAGCAGAGTGATATCTTGTTTGTGAGTTATTTCCTTGGAAATACAAAAGCCGGAATCTATGGTGCGGCGGTGAAAATTTCCACGCTCGTTGCACTGGGTTTATCGGTTACAGATTATGTCTTTATGCCGAAAATCGCTGCTTTGTGGGAAAAACGACAGGTGATTCGTCTTCAAAAACTTGTGCATGAAGGGTCCAGACAAATTCTGTTGATTACAGTTCCAATCGCAGTGGTTTTACTGACAAGCGGGAAATGGTTGCTTGGATTTTTTGGTGACGCATTTTCTTCAGCCTACCTGCCATTGGTTATTCTCATCATTGGGCAATTGGCAAATGCTGTAACAGGAATGGTAGGAGGATTACTGACTATGACCGGCAATCAAAAGATGTTTCTTGTTTTTTACATCGCGGCATTCTTTTTTCAATCCCTGATGAACATTATTCTCATTCCTGCTTTTGGTATTCTGGGAGCTTCTATAGCATCTTCAGCAGGACTCATCATCCTGAATGTCATAGGTTACCGTTTTATTAAAAGGAAGCTGAAAATTTCAGCGAGTGTTGTCTGA
- a CDS encoding O-antigen ligase family protein, which translates to MALVQPRFEIRSSLFDRILIFLLVFSIYFEANLPYVGTASTPFMIFGFTFLYIGLTRLKTLLRLFSSKYFIASIVFAVICIFMETMHPFASYDFIFRYLNMTLGIFCIAVLCRDKTAFDIALFTFILASAFQSFILIFGTVPMLRSFSAEGFYDASRARIQAFETFFLRGNLNDISYFSSIGALIGLIWMYYEKVRWKRTVLAILTVPSILGVFLPASRTGAIIFFVSILIFVYKSKINLRAWVLPSIILLIFLFVAVPDVVWVRLGSILRFAELQETDSRTKVYTAVLNNIDQYALTGIGAGNYWHGWAVAAGITNRFTTDVAMAAHNAFFQLWIYWGLPGLISFLLLIYLFWTALDRNISGDRRKSCLYIFMAMIPMIFLFYHSFYHKSFSIGLGMLLGSRFWDFFNLEQNRIEGEELN; encoded by the coding sequence ATGGCGCTCGTACAACCTCGTTTTGAAATCAGATCCTCTTTGTTTGACAGGATTTTGATTTTCTTGCTTGTGTTCAGTATTTATTTTGAGGCCAACCTGCCCTACGTTGGTACCGCGAGTACACCCTTCATGATCTTTGGGTTTACCTTCTTATACATCGGACTTACACGACTCAAAACACTTCTTCGTTTATTCTCGAGCAAGTATTTTATTGCTTCCATCGTCTTTGCCGTCATTTGTATTTTCATGGAAACAATGCATCCTTTTGCTTCCTATGATTTTATTTTCCGCTATCTGAACATGACGCTTGGGATATTTTGTATCGCTGTTCTGTGTCGGGACAAAACGGCATTCGATATCGCCTTGTTTACATTTATTCTTGCCAGTGCATTTCAATCATTCATTCTTATTTTCGGAACTGTCCCTATGTTACGTAGCTTTTCAGCGGAAGGATTTTACGATGCTTCCCGTGCACGCATCCAGGCATTTGAAACTTTCTTCCTTCGTGGTAACCTGAATGATATCTCATATTTCTCGTCCATTGGCGCATTGATTGGGTTGATCTGGATGTATTATGAAAAAGTTCGGTGGAAGAGAACTGTACTTGCGATTCTCACTGTTCCTTCTATTCTTGGCGTTTTTCTTCCGGCTTCACGCACCGGAGCCATTATCTTTTTTGTTTCCATTTTGATTTTTGTTTACAAATCAAAAATTAATCTTCGAGCTTGGGTTCTGCCTTCAATCATTCTCCTGATTTTTCTTTTTGTAGCAGTCCCTGATGTGGTTTGGGTTCGACTCGGATCAATTCTTCGATTTGCTGAATTACAGGAAACGGATTCCCGAACAAAAGTTTATACTGCGGTACTTAACAATATTGATCAATATGCGCTCACAGGAATCGGGGCGGGAAATTATTGGCATGGATGGGCTGTGGCTGCAGGAATTACCAATCGTTTTACTACCGATGTTGCCATGGCGGCACACAATGCCTTTTTTCAATTGTGGATTTATTGGGGCTTACCTGGATTGATTTCCTTCCTCTTGCTGATTTATTTATTTTGGACTGCACTTGACCGTAATATTTCAGGTGACAGAAGAAAATCATGTCTGTATATTTTTATGGCAATGATTCCGATGATTTTTCTGTTTTATCATTCATTTTATCATAAATCATTCTCCATTGGTCTCGGCATGTTGCTGGGTTCCCGATTCTGGGATTTTTTTAATCTTGAACAAAACCGAATCGAAGGGGAGGAGCTGAATTGA
- a CDS encoding glycosyltransferase, with translation MNNLTHLAIVIGSLRMGGAEKAAVHLANEFASRGIRVDLVLVNADGEFMSSLDPAVRVVDLQAGKTRNAGKPFYNYLRKENPQVIIAIQSHVQLMVLMTRHRYRMKIPVILNEQSLFSANVPAQGLKNFIFRLLIKKYFPMADAVAAVSTASALDFTNCFPELKGRVDIIYNPVLSKVVPVTKFQIPDHPFLHDKTISVIMSAGRLVPSKDFPTLLRAFAVMNKAHNARLIILGEGGERGNLIALSAELGIKDFVSLPGFISNPMSWMNYASVFVLSSEYEGLPFVLVEAMAAGCQVVSTDCPGGSSEILGDGKYGALVPVHDHISLAAAISEAIKHPIDAQQIRRRSEEFTAPKVVSNYLELISKLINRNEQRP, from the coding sequence TTGAATAACCTCACCCATCTTGCAATTGTTATCGGTAGTCTCCGTATGGGTGGCGCTGAAAAAGCAGCTGTTCACCTTGCGAATGAATTTGCTTCAAGGGGAATTCGTGTCGATTTGGTACTGGTAAATGCAGATGGGGAATTCATGAGCAGTCTTGACCCTGCAGTTCGGGTGGTCGATTTACAGGCGGGGAAAACAAGAAACGCTGGAAAGCCGTTTTATAATTATCTCAGGAAAGAAAATCCTCAGGTTATAATTGCTATTCAGTCGCATGTTCAGCTCATGGTGCTGATGACAAGACACCGCTACAGGATGAAAATTCCTGTGATACTGAATGAGCAAAGTTTATTTTCGGCAAATGTCCCTGCACAAGGATTGAAAAATTTCATATTTCGATTATTAATCAAAAAGTATTTTCCCATGGCCGATGCGGTTGCGGCGGTTTCAACTGCAAGTGCATTGGATTTCACGAATTGTTTTCCTGAATTAAAGGGGAGAGTTGATATTATTTACAATCCGGTTTTATCTAAAGTAGTTCCGGTAACAAAATTTCAGATTCCTGATCATCCTTTTCTTCATGATAAAACTATCAGTGTAATAATGTCAGCAGGCAGATTGGTTCCAAGCAAAGATTTCCCGACATTATTACGAGCATTTGCGGTGATGAATAAAGCTCATAATGCACGACTCATCATTCTCGGAGAAGGTGGGGAGAGGGGTAATTTAATTGCCCTTTCCGCTGAATTGGGTATAAAAGATTTTGTTAGTTTGCCCGGGTTCATTTCAAATCCAATGTCATGGATGAACTATGCCTCAGTTTTCGTGCTGAGCTCCGAATATGAAGGTCTTCCGTTTGTACTGGTTGAAGCAATGGCAGCAGGCTGTCAGGTCGTGAGTACGGATTGCCCTGGAGGTTCATCCGAAATTCTCGGCGACGGTAAGTACGGAGCACTTGTACCGGTCCATGATCACATTAGTCTGGCAGCAGCAATATCGGAAGCCATAAAACATCCGATAGATGCGCAACAAATCAGGAGACGATCTGAAGAATTCACTGCTCCTAAAGTAGTATCAAATTATCTTGAACTCATCAGTAAGTTAATCAACAGGAATGAGCAAAGGCCGTAA
- a CDS encoding glycosyltransferase encodes MSKGRKKILLIGPMPVPPGGVSTHLSRLLLLSKDVKDLQISVLDIRKRRWYGMHGESGNWFRIFFEFLTAHCIHIHISKPVKATLGRIVKILGKKLFYTQHNLRDLKKQSTLRIMRYADKIIFVQQAPELPEFIQKKSIVIPAYLPSLQEHPVPEWFEKEIQNHPNVLLSLAFHEPDRPTLFEGKDLYGFDQIIETIISIHQKKSLRDWMIMLIDPNGTMASIYAKKMADIEEQTGIRMIFFGKPFDVLSVMPHCKMYLRSTWSDGDALSLREALASGIPAVASDCVERPAGTIVYKTGDAEDMKEKVLAVMENPYRITFQQPDFSLNLFDLYRSV; translated from the coding sequence ATGAGCAAAGGCCGTAAAAAAATTCTGCTGATCGGTCCAATGCCGGTTCCCCCGGGCGGTGTTTCTACACACCTTTCACGTTTGTTATTACTTTCAAAAGATGTAAAGGATCTTCAAATTTCGGTACTCGATATCCGAAAGAGAAGATGGTATGGCATGCATGGTGAAAGCGGAAACTGGTTCAGGATTTTTTTCGAGTTTTTGACAGCTCATTGCATCCATATTCACATCAGCAAGCCGGTAAAAGCAACCCTTGGCCGTATTGTAAAAATTTTAGGCAAAAAACTTTTTTATACGCAGCACAACCTGAGAGATCTTAAAAAGCAATCCACATTGCGTATTATGAGGTATGCGGATAAAATAATATTTGTTCAACAAGCACCGGAATTACCTGAATTTATTCAGAAAAAATCAATTGTCATACCGGCTTATCTTCCTTCACTACAGGAGCATCCGGTTCCTGAATGGTTCGAGAAGGAAATACAGAATCATCCGAATGTGCTTTTGTCTCTGGCTTTTCATGAACCTGACAGGCCCACACTTTTTGAAGGAAAAGATTTGTACGGCTTTGACCAGATTATCGAAACGATAATTTCCATTCATCAAAAAAAATCACTACGGGATTGGATGATCATGTTAATAGATCCGAATGGTACAATGGCCTCTATCTATGCTAAAAAAATGGCAGACATCGAAGAGCAGACCGGAATCCGCATGATTTTTTTTGGAAAACCATTTGATGTTTTGTCGGTCATGCCGCATTGTAAGATGTATCTGCGTTCGACCTGGTCGGATGGTGACGCGCTTTCACTTCGCGAAGCCCTGGCTTCCGGAATTCCGGCGGTAGCAAGCGACTGTGTTGAAAGGCCCGCCGGGACCATTGTTTACAAAACCGGCGATGCGGAAGATATGAAAGAAAAAGTGCTGGCAGTAATGGAAAACCCTTACCGCATCACCTTCCAACAGCCTGATTTTTCTCTAAATCTTTTCGACCTATATCGCAGTGTTTGA
- a CDS encoding alginate lyase family protein codes for MKLLRLLRTARHVHPDQIRLKMMYALRKAKAERGKLQLSDPGTLSISPIKLKKYLSLQPSCHGGTFNFLNHSIAFSIDPDWNFKDYGALWTIRLNSFEYLYHPETTQKEGNFLMSSFARKAESNQLLYDSYCVSQRIMNWTSFLSRYESNDLEILSFLWKQAYYLSVNPEYYLKNNHLLDNGFALLRAGLFFGEERFFLAGQSILINELNKQLLNDGAHIELSPMYHCSVLWRLLESIDAMQMVKQDYSPLNFLLRDAASKMFGWLEAIVFANGELPSINDSAIDGAPGLAALADYAHVLGIKCQHSTLGMSGLRKFKNRHFELLVDVNGFTQASAPGHAHADALHFILHVFGSAFIVDTGVSVYEKGPVRSYERSTAAHNTVEIGGKNQSEIYGNFRVGRRARIVHLQEKGHMIEATHDGYKSSGAMHTRKFEFHDNEIVITDHIRQEGTSNGIAFLHVDKKCGLRLENGRLFSKFVQVSFEGADHVECSDSWYSPAFGIQLPAYKVKIPFSKGLVTRISIGGTEDKEQKSGQ; via the coding sequence ATGAAACTTCTCAGGCTGTTGCGTACCGCGCGTCATGTGCATCCCGACCAGATTCGGTTGAAGATGATGTATGCCTTGAGAAAAGCGAAGGCGGAACGAGGTAAATTGCAATTATCAGATCCGGGAACACTTTCTATTTCTCCCATCAAGCTTAAAAAATATCTGTCCTTACAACCATCTTGTCATGGCGGAACTTTTAATTTCCTGAATCACAGTATTGCTTTTAGCATTGATCCCGATTGGAATTTTAAAGACTATGGTGCCTTGTGGACCATTCGTCTGAACTCATTTGAATATCTGTATCATCCTGAAACAACTCAGAAGGAAGGAAATTTTTTGATGAGCAGTTTTGCACGTAAAGCGGAGAGCAATCAGTTGCTCTATGATAGTTATTGCGTTTCGCAACGGATCATGAATTGGACCAGCTTCCTGTCTCGCTACGAATCGAATGATCTTGAAATCCTTTCCTTCCTCTGGAAACAAGCCTATTATCTATCCGTCAATCCGGAATATTATTTAAAGAATAATCACCTCCTTGACAATGGTTTTGCATTGTTGCGTGCAGGATTGTTTTTTGGCGAAGAAAGATTTTTTCTGGCCGGACAGAGCATTCTGATCAACGAACTCAATAAGCAACTATTGAATGATGGGGCGCACATCGAGCTGAGTCCGATGTATCATTGCTCTGTACTATGGAGGTTGCTGGAAAGTATTGATGCCATGCAAATGGTTAAACAAGATTATTCACCACTCAATTTTTTACTTCGTGATGCCGCGTCTAAGATGTTTGGCTGGCTCGAAGCAATCGTTTTTGCAAACGGGGAATTGCCATCCATTAATGACAGTGCCATTGACGGAGCACCGGGCCTGGCTGCTCTCGCTGATTATGCACATGTGCTCGGTATCAAATGTCAGCACTCTACTTTAGGGATGTCCGGCTTGCGTAAATTTAAAAACCGCCATTTTGAGCTGCTTGTTGATGTGAATGGTTTCACCCAGGCATCAGCACCCGGACATGCACATGCAGATGCTTTGCATTTTATATTGCATGTTTTTGGTTCAGCTTTTATTGTGGATACCGGTGTATCTGTTTATGAAAAAGGACCTGTACGTTCTTATGAGCGTTCAACTGCGGCGCACAATACAGTAGAGATTGGAGGGAAAAATCAAAGTGAAATTTACGGAAACTTTAGAGTGGGCCGCAGAGCAAGGATTGTGCACCTGCAGGAAAAAGGACACATGATTGAAGCCACACACGATGGATACAAGTCCAGCGGAGCAATGCATACCCGGAAGTTTGAGTTTCATGATAATGAGATTGTCATAACCGACCATATTCGTCAGGAGGGTACTTCAAATGGAATTGCGTTTTTGCATGTTGATAAAAAATGCGGCCTGCGCCTTGAGAATGGTCGACTATTTTCTAAGTTTGTTCAGGTCAGTTTTGAGGGAGCTGACCATGTCGAATGTAGCGATTCCTGGTATTCTCCTGCATTTGGTATCCAACTGCCTGCGTATAAAGTGAAAATCCCATTTTCAAAAGGCCTGGTTACGAGGATCTCAATAGGAGGTACTGAAGACAAGGAGCAAAAATCCGGTCAATAA